The following are encoded together in the Ignavibacteriales bacterium genome:
- a CDS encoding DUF47 family protein → MFKNLLPKEEKYFEDFKEMITFIEEMASHTHNLFSFSHIEKDNYLKLKPLEHRCDEITSRITKRLNKTFITPFDREDILALVKRLDDISDMLLGACARVETFNITEKINHADKLASIVHKQVTELGKAIQDLKVKSLNELKTVKDLETEADHVYQQAIKELFHTETDAISLIKQKEILDLLERTSDRCQSTANVILAIFLKNN, encoded by the coding sequence ATGTTTAAAAATTTACTGCCTAAAGAAGAAAAGTATTTCGAAGACTTTAAGGAAATGATCACTTTCATCGAAGAGATGGCTTCACACACACATAATCTATTTTCGTTTAGTCACATCGAAAAGGATAATTATCTAAAACTAAAACCGCTTGAACACCGCTGCGACGAAATTACTTCACGCATAACAAAGAGATTGAATAAAACTTTTATTACTCCATTTGACAGAGAAGATATTCTCGCGCTTGTAAAACGTTTGGATGACATAAGCGATATGCTCTTAGGCGCCTGTGCAAGGGTTGAAACTTTTAACATTACTGAAAAGATTAACCATGCAGATAAGCTGGCCTCAATCGTTCACAAACAAGTCACCGAACTCGGTAAGGCAATTCAGGATTTAAAAGTAAAAAGTTTAAATGAACTAAAGACGGTTAAAGACCTCGAAACAGAAGCTGATCATGTTTATCAACAAGCCATTAAAGAGTTATTCCATACTGAAACCGACGCAATCAGTTTGATCAAACAGAAAGAGATACTTGATCTGCTCGAACGAACTTCCGACAGATGTCAATCAACTGCAAACGTTATTCTCGCTATCTTTTTAAAGAACAATTAG
- a CDS encoding glycine--tRNA ligase, producing the protein MEKKKNKPNDTLDKIVSLSKRRGFVFQSSEVYGGLNGCWDYGPLGVELLKNVKEEWWKFMTYRENIEGLDASILMHPRVWEASGHVANFTDPMIDCKQCKARFRVDVLADSLADKKKQKALDGLKEVINTNSDLTALYEKVISTAEKETLFDTILENDQLGKLLLAELNCPQCGNKNTFTEARKFNLMFKTFIGPVEDSSAVVYLRPETAQGIFVNFLNVQSAARQKLPFGIAQIGKAFRNEINTKNFLFRTREFEQMEMQFFVKPSDDKKWYDYWKAERLEWFKSLGMTPTKLRYHDHPANKLAHYAKEATDIEYEFPFGWGEIEGIHNRTNFDLTQHEQFSGKSLKYFDEEAKEKFIPFIIETSAGASRSFMAFLVDAYYEEEVNGEVRSVLKFHPKLAPIKAAILPLVNKDGMPEIARNIEKDLRRNFKVFYDDKGAVGRRYRRQDEAGTPYCITVDTQTLQDNTVTIRERDSMEQIRIAADQLSNYLVNKLYSE; encoded by the coding sequence ATCGAAAAGAAAAAGAATAAACCGAATGATACTTTAGATAAAATAGTCTCACTTTCAAAAAGGAGGGGATTTGTATTTCAATCAAGCGAAGTTTACGGCGGCTTGAACGGCTGTTGGGATTACGGTCCTCTTGGTGTTGAACTTTTGAAAAATGTAAAAGAAGAATGGTGGAAGTTTATGACTTACCGCGAAAACATCGAAGGACTTGACGCTTCAATTTTGATGCATCCCCGCGTGTGGGAAGCCTCCGGTCACGTGGCTAACTTTACCGACCCGATGATTGATTGCAAGCAATGTAAAGCAAGATTTCGTGTTGATGTGCTTGCTGATTCACTTGCTGATAAGAAAAAACAAAAGGCTCTTGATGGATTGAAAGAAGTTATAAATACTAATTCCGATTTAACCGCACTCTATGAAAAAGTTATTTCAACTGCTGAAAAGGAAACTCTTTTTGATACCATTCTCGAAAATGATCAACTCGGCAAACTTTTACTTGCCGAATTGAACTGTCCACAATGCGGAAACAAAAATACTTTTACTGAAGCACGCAAATTCAATTTGATGTTCAAAACTTTTATTGGACCTGTTGAAGACAGCAGCGCCGTAGTTTATTTGCGCCCGGAAACTGCTCAGGGAATTTTTGTGAACTTCTTGAATGTTCAAAGTGCTGCGCGTCAAAAACTTCCATTCGGTATCGCACAGATTGGAAAAGCATTCCGAAACGAAATTAACACGAAGAATTTTCTGTTCCGCACACGCGAGTTTGAACAAATGGAAATGCAGTTCTTCGTTAAACCATCCGATGATAAAAAATGGTATGACTATTGGAAAGCTGAAAGACTTGAATGGTTCAAATCACTCGGAATGACTCCAACTAAACTTCGCTATCACGATCACCCTGCAAATAAGCTTGCACACTATGCTAAAGAAGCCACTGATATCGAATACGAATTCCCCTTTGGGTGGGGCGAAATTGAAGGCATTCATAACAGAACAAATTTTGATTTAACACAGCACGAACAATTCTCCGGCAAGTCGTTAAAATATTTTGATGAAGAAGCAAAAGAAAAATTTATTCCTTTCATTATTGAAACTTCGGCAGGTGCAAGCAGATCATTCATGGCTTTTCTTGTTGATGCATACTATGAAGAAGAAGTAAACGGCGAAGTTCGATCTGTATTAAAATTTCATCCTAAACTTGCGCCAATCAAAGCAGCAATTCTTCCTTTGGTAAACAAGGATGGGATGCCTGAAATCGCACGCAATATTGAAAAAGATTTGCGAAGGAATTTTAAAGTATTTTATGACGACAAAGGCGCAGTTGGCAGAAGATACCGCCGTCAGGATGAAGCCGGTACTCCATATTGCATCACTGTTGACACTCAAACTCTGCAGGATAATACTGTGACAATTCGAGAGAGAGATTCGATGGAACAAATAAGAATTGCCGCAGATCAACTTTCAAATTATTTAGTCAACAAACTTTATTCAGAATAG
- a CDS encoding PQQ-like beta-propeller repeat protein, translating into MKNITLIIITLIITNLVSIDAQDILWKKNFGLNTADDFGRTVIELSDGSIIIAGYTGSYGAGGFDVWLIKTDADGDILWNKTYGGSEDDYAYSIKQTDDGGFIIGGATNSSGVGGLDYYLIKTDSDGDTLWTRTFGEGNDDICWSLALADDGYVLAGGKNMQPDHPDIWIIKLDTIGNFIWEKTYGTSADEIAWSIEVTSDNGYIIASHNPINSYDGWLIKLDSNGDSLWTKFYGEDLGDILLYATQTQDGGYILTGRFSEHTGGYTGNVWLIKTDSLGNVEWEKTYDYANDYDIGYSVQQTSDGGFIICGSAIVDEGAAFGWIIRTNEFGDILWTQEVHSYVKSNILSSINTTLFSVIQASNGDYVVTGMQPILPVSDHAQQVVLLRIASDIVPVELTTFTATVEQNSVSLNWQTATETKQRV; encoded by the coding sequence ATGAAAAACATAACACTTATAATTATAACTCTGATAATTACTAATCTTGTTTCAATTGATGCCCAAGACATTTTATGGAAGAAGAATTTTGGCTTAAACACGGCAGATGATTTTGGTAGAACTGTTATTGAGCTAAGCGATGGCAGTATTATAATAGCCGGTTATACTGGCTCTTATGGTGCGGGGGGGTTTGATGTTTGGCTAATTAAAACTGACGCCGATGGGGATATCCTTTGGAATAAAACTTACGGAGGTAGCGAGGATGACTATGCCTATTCTATAAAACAGACAGATGATGGAGGTTTTATAATTGGCGGAGCAACAAATTCTTCCGGTGTCGGCGGTTTAGACTACTACTTAATAAAAACTGACTCGGATGGCGATACACTATGGACCAGAACATTCGGGGAAGGTAATGATGATATCTGTTGGAGTTTAGCTTTAGCGGATGATGGCTATGTATTAGCAGGAGGAAAGAATATGCAGCCTGATCATCCAGATATTTGGATAATTAAGCTTGACACTATCGGAAATTTTATTTGGGAGAAAACCTATGGTACAAGCGCCGATGAAATTGCCTGGAGTATTGAAGTAACCTCTGATAATGGTTATATCATTGCTAGTCACAATCCAATCAATTCATATGATGGCTGGTTAATTAAACTTGATTCGAATGGGGATTCTCTTTGGACTAAATTCTATGGAGAGGATCTGGGGGATATATTATTATACGCGACCCAAACTCAAGATGGGGGGTATATATTGACTGGACGATTTTCCGAGCACACTGGTGGTTACACAGGAAACGTTTGGTTAATAAAAACCGATTCACTCGGCAATGTAGAATGGGAAAAAACTTATGATTACGCCAATGATTACGATATCGGTTACTCAGTTCAACAAACCTCTGATGGCGGATTTATTATATGCGGCTCAGCCATTGTTGATGAAGGTGCCGCTTTTGGATGGATCATAAGAACAAATGAATTTGGCGACATACTATGGACTCAGGAAGTTCATAGTTATGTAAAATCAAACATTCTTTCGTCAATAAACACAACCCTTTTTTCGGTTATCCAAGCTAGTAATGGAGATTATGTTGTTACAGGTATGCAACCAATATTACCGGTTTCTGATCATGCTCAGCAGGTAGTTTTATTAAGAATTGCCTCCGACATAGTTCCCGTCGAACTGACAACCTTCACAGCCACTGTAGAGCAAAACTCCGTTTCGCTTAACTGGCAAACAGCAACGGAGACAAAACAGCGGGTTTGA
- a CDS encoding T9SS type A sorting domain-containing protein, with amino-acid sequence MQRGQMSNVNGQTDWQVIGFIPGFGTTTEPKSYTFVDENLSAGKYQYRLKQIDFDGTFEYSNTVEVEINSPTEFSLEQNYPNPFNPTTKIKYTIPSTPLSFGEGLGVRLLVYDILGNEVATLVNEPQQPGTYEVEFNVGQAISLSSGVYYYQLRAGGFTQTKKMLLLK; translated from the coding sequence ATGCAGAGGGGTCAAATGTCAAACGTCAATGGTCAAACGGATTGGCAGGTCATCGGTTTTATTCCAGGGTTTGGTACTACCACCGAACCTAAGAGTTATACTTTTGTTGATGAAAATCTCTCTGCAGGAAAATATCAATATAGATTAAAACAAATTGACTTTGATGGAACGTTTGAATACTCAAATACAGTTGAAGTTGAAATAAATTCCCCAACAGAATTTTCACTTGAGCAGAACTACCCGAATCCATTTAACCCAACAACAAAAATAAAATATACAATTCCTTCAACTCCCCTCTCCTTTGGAGAGGGGTTGGGGGTGAGGCTCCTTGTGTATGATATACTTGGCAACGAAGTTGCAACACTCGTAAACGAACCGCAGCAGCCAGGCACGTATGAAGTTGAGTTCAACGTAGGACAGGCTATCAGTCTGTCCAGCGGAGTGTATTACTACCAGTTGCGGGCTGGGGGATTCACTCAAACTAAAAAAATGCTTCTATTGAAATAG
- the porQ gene encoding type IX secretion system protein PorQ produces MKKTVSLFALILILFSIQIEAQNTYEFLRVDNSARSGALAGSYTSNNDDADVIFYNPSGIGLLTERPVSFSFVKHLLDINLASLSYSQEFEGIGRFGAGIKYINYGNFTEANEFGAKTGEFGAGEFAFIIGYSNILYENFYYGANAKIIYSSIADRSSSAMAVDLGLHYAIPNSNWNFGFAALNLGGQISSYYDTKEKLPIDVAVGVSKKLAYLPLKLSVDFHKLNEDRDDFLSRLKAFTVGAEFTLSKVMKLRFGYDNEKRTELKIGSTAGIAGFNVGLGAKISSYQFDYGYSSLGLIGALHRISISTTL; encoded by the coding sequence ATGAAAAAAACAGTATCACTCTTTGCACTTATTTTAATATTATTTTCGATTCAAATCGAGGCTCAAAACACTTACGAATTTTTGCGGGTTGATAACAGCGCGCGTTCCGGTGCGTTAGCCGGTAGTTATACTTCCAACAATGATGACGCTGATGTTATATTTTATAATCCATCTGGAATTGGATTGTTGACAGAAAGACCTGTTTCATTTTCATTCGTCAAACATTTGCTCGATATAAATCTTGCAAGTCTATCATACTCGCAGGAGTTTGAAGGAATTGGAAGATTCGGTGCGGGAATTAAATATATCAACTACGGCAATTTTACAGAGGCGAATGAGTTCGGAGCAAAGACCGGAGAGTTTGGTGCAGGTGAGTTTGCTTTTATAATCGGCTACTCAAATATTCTTTATGAAAATTTTTATTACGGTGCTAATGCAAAAATAATTTACTCAAGCATTGCAGATCGCTCTTCGAGTGCAATGGCTGTTGATCTTGGTTTGCATTATGCAATTCCTAATTCAAATTGGAACTTTGGTTTTGCTGCATTAAATCTTGGCGGACAGATTTCTTCTTATTACGACACTAAAGAAAAATTACCGATTGATGTTGCCGTTGGTGTTTCAAAAAAATTAGCTTATTTGCCGCTTAAATTATCAGTGGACTTTCATAAACTTAACGAAGACAGAGATGATTTTCTTTCCAGACTAAAAGCCTTTACGGTTGGAGCAGAATTTACTTTGAGTAAAGTTATGAAGCTGCGTTTTGGATATGATAATGAAAAAAGAACAGAATTGAAGATTGGCAGTACTGCAGGTATTGCAGGATTTAACGTTGGGTTGGGGGCAAAGATTTCAAGTTACCAATTTGATTACGGTTACTCCTCCCTTGGCTTAATCGGTGCACTTCACCGCATTAGTATTTCAACAACATTGTAG
- a CDS encoding polyphosphate polymerase domain-containing protein, which translates to MRIEHKYYLSESDIYNFKREMTPYVRYDAFALNHEDRNYTVRSVYYDSDSMQFYHEKIEGLKVRKKLRIRGYNNFHGEKVVYIEIKRKSDCYVWKNRAPLLFSDINKFLNGNSIEDLILTADKNSFAITDAKKFLYHYYKDQLHPTALISYEREAMFGAMNDRLRITIDKNLRYLILPDISELFNEDKLQYVFNGTVILEIKSDYGYPVWLRDLISRYHLRRSAISKYTLSLDKQANRNPFEKMICTL; encoded by the coding sequence ATGAGAATCGAACATAAATATTATCTCTCCGAATCCGATATTTATAATTTCAAAAGGGAAATGACGCCGTATGTAAGGTACGATGCATTCGCACTTAATCACGAAGATAGAAATTATACGGTTCGCAGTGTGTATTACGATTCAGATTCTATGCAATTCTATCACGAAAAAATTGAAGGATTAAAAGTCAGGAAAAAACTTCGCATCCGCGGTTATAATAATTTTCACGGCGAAAAAGTTGTTTACATCGAAATCAAAAGAAAAAGTGATTGCTACGTTTGGAAAAATCGCGCACCGCTTTTATTCAGCGATATCAATAAATTTTTGAATGGAAATTCTATTGAGGATTTAATTCTTACAGCCGACAAAAATAGTTTTGCAATTACCGATGCAAAAAAATTTCTATATCATTACTATAAAGATCAGCTTCATCCCACCGCCTTAATTTCTTATGAACGCGAGGCTATGTTCGGTGCGATGAACGACCGCCTGCGCATAACAATTGATAAAAATCTTCGCTATCTTATTTTGCCGGACATTTCCGAACTTTTTAATGAAGATAAACTTCAATATGTTTTTAACGGAACAGTTATTCTCGAAATTAAATCTGACTACGGCTATCCGGTTTGGCTCAGGGATTTAATTAGCAGGTATCATCTTCGACGGAGTGCAATTTCAAAATATACACTAAGCCTTGATAAGCAAGCTAACCGCAACCCATTTGAAAAAATGATATGCACTCTTTAA
- a CDS encoding DUF4956 domain-containing protein: MLQDFQNIFATSITLGTVLQNLSVAVLCSLLIAVFYKYSYKGPGYSASFVHSLIALSMITAIVIMVIGNNLARAFGLVGAMSIIRFRTAVKDTIDIVFIFFALGIGMAAGVGLYSVAFGGTIFIGLILLALSKTDFLIIRKEKFLLQFRYHAEDGIEASYIPALKKYCKKFTMINVKSIGREDELEISFYVSIKNKNQNPEFIKELSAQKSISSVNFYFDDESL, translated from the coding sequence ATGCTACAAGATTTTCAAAACATATTCGCCACCTCCATCACTCTCGGCACAGTATTGCAGAACCTTTCCGTTGCAGTATTGTGCAGCTTATTAATCGCCGTCTTTTATAAATACTCCTACAAAGGACCCGGCTACTCCGCTTCATTCGTTCATTCACTCATTGCTCTCTCAATGATAACAGCAATTGTTATAATGGTAATTGGGAACAACCTTGCACGCGCATTTGGATTGGTGGGGGCAATGTCAATTATTCGATTCAGAACAGCAGTAAAAGACACGATTGATATTGTTTTTATATTCTTCGCACTCGGCATTGGAATGGCAGCAGGGGTGGGGCTTTACAGCGTTGCATTTGGCGGCACAATTTTTATCGGACTCATTTTGCTTGCACTTTCAAAGACAGATTTCCTCATCATCAGAAAAGAAAAATTTCTCCTTCAATTCAGATACCACGCTGAAGATGGCATCGAAGCTTCATACATTCCCGCACTAAAAAAATACTGTAAAAAATTTACAATGATTAATGTAAAATCAATCGGCAGAGAAGATGAACTTGAAATATCATTTTACGTAAGCATCAAAAACAAAAACCAGAATCCCGAATTCATCAAAGAACTCTCCGCACAAAAAAGCATCTCCTCAGTAAACTTCTATTTTGATGATGAAAGTTTGTGA
- a CDS encoding phytase, whose product MKKLLLFLPKNFTDPKLLFFGFIFVLISTRPILSQQMDECSVDYFEEVILDPDFEVSGAGDNIDTIEFWKAPDSTESLMFVSAKGNQLVEVWKYPFVGNEMPPLTHATFSGSQVNGLAVDQESSRLYVAIGEPSSTVSVFSLPDLNFLFNFNKAGVNLHSEPNLTILKLTNGDKRIYVSADDIVYVHDAVTGDYIDEFTPETGLETMAADNFYQRIYIPDENGGSGLYVYNPDGTAYLQNGSNHFGNGIFDADAEGIIIFNCPAQNGVDSGYGLIVVSDQIISGTNHYEFFDRQTWEYLGTLKLTGVSNTDGIASFQQYLPDYPAGLFAALNNDSKVAAIGWDDIFSALGLTPVEMTVFTATAEENKVKLKWQTVTELNNSGFEVQRKSGNENEFKVLGFVQGKGNSMMLNEYYFEDLNLTPGVYSYRLKQIDFDGTFEYSNTIEVEITSPTEFSLEQNYPNPFNPTTKIKYTIPSVALRQAQGDIMVSLKVFDVLGIVAATLVNETQPAGSYELEFDVGLSSSLSSGVYYYQLKAGEFIQTRKMILLK is encoded by the coding sequence ATGAAAAAATTGCTGTTATTCTTACCGAAAAATTTTACCGATCCCAAACTTTTGTTTTTCGGGTTCATTTTCGTTTTAATTAGTACTCGACCGATATTATCACAGCAGATGGATGAATGCTCGGTAGATTATTTTGAAGAAGTAATACTTGACCCCGATTTTGAAGTTAGTGGAGCAGGGGACAATATTGATACGATTGAATTTTGGAAAGCTCCGGACAGCACAGAATCGCTGATGTTTGTTTCTGCCAAAGGTAATCAGTTGGTAGAGGTTTGGAAATATCCATTTGTCGGCAATGAAATGCCGCCGCTTACGCACGCTACTTTTTCCGGAAGCCAGGTAAATGGTTTGGCAGTTGATCAGGAATCCAGCCGGCTTTATGTTGCAATTGGTGAACCTTCAAGTACGGTGAGTGTTTTTAGTCTTCCTGATTTGAATTTCCTATTTAATTTTAATAAGGCGGGGGTTAATCTTCATTCCGAACCAAACTTAACCATCTTAAAACTTACAAATGGTGATAAGAGAATATATGTTTCTGCCGATGATATTGTTTACGTTCACGACGCAGTTACTGGAGATTATATTGATGAGTTCACTCCTGAAACCGGTCTTGAAACAATGGCGGCAGATAATTTTTATCAGCGAATTTATATCCCCGATGAAAATGGCGGAAGCGGACTTTATGTTTATAATCCCGACGGCACAGCTTATCTTCAAAACGGGTCTAATCATTTTGGAAATGGAATTTTTGATGCAGATGCGGAAGGCATAATTATTTTTAACTGTCCGGCACAAAATGGAGTTGACAGCGGCTATGGATTGATTGTTGTTTCAGATCAAATAATTTCCGGAACGAACCACTATGAATTTTTCGATAGGCAAACGTGGGAATATCTTGGGACTTTAAAATTAACCGGTGTTTCCAATACAGACGGTATTGCTTCCTTCCAACAATATCTGCCTGATTATCCAGCCGGCTTATTTGCGGCTTTGAATAATGACTCTAAAGTAGCTGCCATTGGATGGGATGATATTTTCAGTGCTTTAGGTCTTACTCCCGTTGAAATGACAGTGTTCACAGCAACAGCAGAAGAAAACAAGGTAAAACTGAAATGGCAAACCGTTACCGAATTAAACAACTCCGGGTTTGAAGTCCAGCGAAAAAGTGGAAATGAAAATGAATTTAAAGTGCTTGGTTTCGTTCAAGGGAAGGGTAACAGTATGATGTTGAACGAATATTATTTTGAAGACTTGAATCTTACACCCGGTGTTTATTCTTACAGGCTAAAACAAATTGATTTTGACGGAACATTTGAATACTCAAACACAATAGAAGTTGAAATAACATCACCGACAGAATTTTCACTTGAGCAGAATTATCCAAATCCATTTAATCCGACGACAAAAATAAAATACACAATTCCATCTGTCGCCCTTCGACAAGCTCAGGGTGACATTATGGTTTCTTTAAAAGTGTTTGATGTTCTCGGCATCGTTGCAGCCACACTCGTGAATGAAACCCAACCCGCAGGAAGCTACGAATTAGAATTTGATGTAGGACTGAGCAGCAGTCTATCCAGCGGGGTGTATTACTATCAACTGAAAGCGGGTGAGTTCATTCAAACCCGTAAAATGATTTTGTTGAAATAG
- a CDS encoding aminotransferase class I/II-fold pyridoxal phosphate-dependent enzyme produces the protein MSLSLIAKSIKPSPTLKLNEKFAILKEKGDPVIHLGGGEPKSRAPMDALLAAAAHLNTGEIRYAPADGTPALKKAIIRYTDEFYDRKVAPENIIASGGAKQAIMVALQAILNPQEEVIFPAPYWVSYPDMARLIGAIGVPVLPEDGTFYPRLQDIEQRVGSYTRAVIINSPNNPTGAMYSEEFIADIVEYCEKKDLWLIMDDIYHRLIFDGRKPINCYKYAKRLDENSKLIVINGVSKQYAMTGFRIGWAVGNKKVIETMSNIQGHQTSGPSILLQVASAAAINGIQSGVESLRTTLENNRNVLIDLLNSFEGVKVTKPDGTFYCFADFSAYEKNSNKLSEFLIDKVQVLTVPGKEFGLDGHLRISYCGTIKDIQEGIERMKWALDPNSPNELYIGDRKLVRDWS, from the coding sequence ATGAGTCTAAGTTTAATTGCAAAATCAATAAAGCCATCTCCGACATTAAAGTTGAATGAAAAGTTCGCCATTCTAAAAGAGAAAGGTGATCCTGTAATTCATCTTGGCGGCGGAGAGCCTAAAAGTCGTGCGCCGATGGATGCACTATTAGCAGCGGCTGCACATCTCAACACAGGAGAAATTCGTTATGCACCTGCAGATGGAACCCCAGCCTTAAAAAAAGCAATCATCAGATATACTGACGAGTTTTACGATCGAAAAGTTGCTCCTGAAAATATTATCGCTTCGGGGGGAGCGAAACAAGCAATAATGGTAGCACTTCAGGCAATTCTTAATCCGCAGGAAGAAGTTATTTTTCCCGCCCCCTATTGGGTCAGTTATCCGGATATGGCAAGATTAATTGGAGCAATCGGCGTTCCCGTTCTGCCGGAAGATGGAACTTTTTATCCAAGACTGCAGGATATCGAACAACGCGTTGGCTCTTACACGAGAGCGGTTATCATCAACAGTCCGAACAATCCTACCGGTGCAATGTACTCCGAAGAATTTATTGCTGATATTGTTGAATACTGCGAGAAGAAAGATCTTTGGTTAATTATGGATGACATTTATCACCGTTTAATTTTTGACGGAAGAAAGCCGATCAACTGTTACAAATATGCAAAACGATTAGATGAAAATTCTAAACTGATAGTAATAAACGGAGTGAGCAAACAATATGCAATGACAGGTTTCCGGATTGGCTGGGCTGTCGGAAATAAAAAAGTAATTGAAACGATGAGTAATATTCAAGGGCATCAAACTTCCGGTCCTTCTATTCTTCTTCAAGTGGCTTCCGCTGCAGCAATAAACGGTATTCAATCGGGGGTGGAATCGCTAAGAACCACGCTTGAAAATAATCGTAATGTTTTAATTGATTTGCTGAATTCTTTTGAAGGAGTGAAAGTAACAAAACCCGACGGCACATTTTATTGCTTCGCTGATTTCAGCGCTTACGAAAAAAACTCGAACAAACTATCGGAATTTTTAATTGATAAAGTACAAGTGCTCACTGTGCCGGGAAAAGAATTTGGTCTGGATGGTCATTTAAGAATTAGTTATTGCGGAACAATAAAAGATATTCAGGAAGGAATTGAAAGAATGAAATGGGCGCTCGATCCTAACTCTCCAAATGAACTTTATATTGGCGACCGCAAATTAGTGAGGGATTGGTCATGA